The following proteins are encoded in a genomic region of Leifsonia psychrotolerans:
- a CDS encoding FliH/SctL family protein — translation MSSPAFTTTAFPTIRSIDAERELASARTRGHAAGYAEGIRRAEQESAVRELARQSAADAQRARDGELLAHGRAVLAAATSALHARVVETIESVESALAVASLELAEAVLGSELSRGETSARTALVRALGQDDARFAVSIRLHPNDLEVLRASDSDDVGVPLVADTALRPGDAIVELPVGYLDVQIASALERARAALVGSSR, via the coding sequence TTGAGTAGCCCCGCCTTTACGACAACTGCTTTTCCGACGATTCGCAGCATCGACGCCGAACGTGAGCTGGCGTCGGCACGCACGCGCGGTCACGCTGCCGGCTATGCCGAGGGGATTCGTCGTGCCGAGCAGGAATCGGCGGTTCGCGAGCTGGCCCGACAGTCTGCGGCCGACGCGCAGCGCGCGCGTGACGGCGAACTGCTGGCGCACGGGCGCGCCGTGCTCGCAGCCGCGACCTCGGCGCTGCACGCCCGCGTGGTTGAAACGATCGAGTCGGTCGAGAGTGCGTTGGCGGTCGCCAGTCTTGAACTGGCAGAGGCGGTGCTGGGCAGCGAGCTCAGTCGCGGCGAGACGAGTGCCCGAACCGCGCTGGTGCGGGCGCTCGGGCAGGACGACGCCCGCTTCGCTGTGTCGATTCGACTCCATCCGAACGATCTCGAGGTGCTTCGCGCGAGCGACTCGGACGATGTGGGAGTGCCGTTGGTGGCCGACACCGCGCTGCGGCCCGGCGATGCCATCGTTGAGTTGCCGGTGGGCTATCTGGACGTTCAGATCGCCAGTGCCCTCGAGCGTGCCCGCGCTGCGCTGGTCGGATCGTCGCGTTGA
- a CDS encoding FliI/YscN family ATPase — protein MTTVGFRPRGARFADALSAAAPERVGSVTAVVGLSVEIAGLRCAVGDLVSIGDTHPVEAEVVATTTAGVRCMPLGRLHGIFVGSAARSSGRPVLVPTGAGLFGRVLDGLGRPIDGLGPLTVDRFVSLSNASPSAMHRSRIDTPVQLGVRVLDTLTTIGRGQRMGLFAGSGVGKSSLLSMIARGTDAEVSVIALVGERGREVREFLEDDLGPDGLARSVVVVSTSDEPALMRLRAAFVATRIAESFRDTGADVMLMMDSLTRVAMAQREIGLSVGEPPATRGYPPSTFSVLAQLLERAGTAKQGSITGMYTVLVDGDDHNEPIADAARSILDGHVVLDRKLAVTGHFPAIDSLASISRVASKVTSAPQREMATMLRTVMAARKNAQDLIDIGAYRPGTNPLVDAALTHQAAIDGFLRQSMDDHTPADLAWLRLEQLVSTLGGH, from the coding sequence TTGACCACCGTGGGATTTCGGCCCCGCGGAGCCCGTTTTGCTGACGCACTCTCGGCCGCAGCACCCGAACGCGTGGGGAGTGTCACGGCCGTCGTGGGGTTGAGTGTTGAGATTGCCGGTTTGCGCTGCGCTGTCGGTGATCTGGTGAGCATCGGCGACACACACCCTGTCGAAGCGGAGGTCGTCGCGACGACGACCGCGGGCGTGCGTTGCATGCCGCTCGGGCGCCTACATGGCATCTTCGTCGGCTCGGCAGCTCGTTCGAGCGGCAGGCCGGTCTTGGTGCCGACCGGTGCCGGATTGTTTGGACGTGTTCTCGACGGTTTGGGTCGACCGATCGACGGGCTCGGTCCGCTCACCGTCGATCGTTTCGTCTCACTCAGCAACGCATCACCGTCGGCCATGCATCGCAGCCGCATCGACACACCGGTCCAGCTTGGCGTGCGTGTGCTCGACACCTTGACGACCATCGGTCGCGGCCAGCGCATGGGTCTGTTCGCCGGCTCGGGAGTCGGAAAGTCCTCGCTGCTGTCGATGATTGCCCGGGGAACGGATGCCGAAGTATCGGTCATCGCCCTGGTGGGAGAGCGCGGGCGTGAGGTGCGCGAGTTTCTGGAGGACGACCTCGGCCCCGATGGTCTCGCCCGCTCGGTCGTCGTCGTGTCGACATCCGATGAGCCCGCGCTCATGCGCCTGCGCGCCGCATTCGTGGCGACGCGCATTGCCGAGTCGTTTCGTGACACCGGTGCCGATGTCATGCTCATGATGGATTCCCTCACCCGGGTGGCCATGGCCCAGCGTGAGATCGGTCTCTCGGTGGGGGAGCCGCCGGCCACGCGCGGTTATCCGCCATCGACCTTCTCAGTGCTGGCCCAGCTTCTCGAGCGTGCGGGAACGGCGAAACAGGGTTCGATCACCGGAATGTACACCGTGCTCGTCGACGGCGATGATCACAACGAGCCGATTGCGGATGCGGCCCGGTCCATTCTCGACGGTCACGTCGTGCTCGACCGGAAGCTCGCCGTGACCGGTCATTTCCCGGCCATCGATAGTTTGGCCTCCATCTCCCGGGTCGCCTCGAAGGTGACATCCGCGCCGCAGCGGGAGATGGCAACGATGCTGCGCACGGTGATGGCCGCCCGGAAGAATGCCCAAGACCTGATCGATATCGGTGCGTACCGCCCGGGAACCAACCCGCTCGTCGACGCCGCGCTGACCCATCAGGCCGCGATCGACGGTTTTCTGCGTCAGAGCATGGACGATCACACCCCGGCCGATCTGGCCTGGCTGCGTTTGGAACAACTCGTTTCGACCTTGGGAGGGCACTGA
- a CDS encoding flagellar export protein FliJ: MVFSLAGLLRLRHLEQEQAEGALADANARVAENAARQAQIRRKLGGTDNEVASVDVLRAVAAARASSRSMLAELDATLRQQEHAANEAREAYSAARSRSKGLERLEEKHSSAVDAAERHTEQAAIDEIATGIHSRGGDKA, translated from the coding sequence ATGGTGTTCTCTCTCGCGGGGCTGCTGCGCCTGCGCCATCTCGAACAAGAACAGGCCGAAGGCGCCCTCGCCGATGCCAACGCTCGGGTGGCCGAGAATGCGGCCCGCCAGGCACAGATCCGCCGCAAGCTGGGTGGAACCGACAACGAAGTGGCCAGTGTCGACGTGCTCCGGGCCGTCGCCGCTGCCCGAGCATCGTCGCGCTCGATGCTCGCCGAGCTCGATGCGACCCTGCGTCAGCAGGAGCACGCGGCGAACGAGGCGCGCGAGGCGTACAGCGCCGCTCGAAGCAGGTCGAAGGGGCTAGAACGGCTGGAAGAGAAGCATTCCAGCGCTGTCGATGCGGCGGAGCGCCACACCGAACAAGCCGCGATCGACGAAATTGCGACAGGGATCCACTCTCGGGGCGGGGATAAGGCATAA
- a CDS encoding C40 family peptidase, which yields MAITDALSRIGEIENRMLQLSSRVGTGSVVGTGASASTAASFSQTMGATAAPGAAPAGVTGSAIVEAAKKYLGVPYVFGGEDASGMDCSGLVQRVLADLGIDAPRVVSTQQHLGEEVGSLADAQPGDLIVTHNADHIVIYAGDGMIIHAPYEGRTVSLQKNYLTDADIKTIRRVTAAGASPAAAGLNRMLPSNADVSAATLNSLITSMGGTASASPNITDLIAAARMSMFAGRSPGSAL from the coding sequence ATGGCAATAACTGACGCGTTGAGTCGCATCGGAGAGATCGAAAACCGGATGCTGCAGCTCTCAAGCAGGGTGGGCACTGGATCCGTCGTGGGAACCGGTGCATCGGCTTCGACCGCCGCATCGTTTTCACAGACCATGGGGGCCACCGCCGCGCCGGGTGCTGCACCCGCCGGCGTGACCGGGAGTGCAATCGTTGAGGCGGCCAAAAAATACCTGGGCGTTCCCTATGTCTTCGGCGGCGAAGACGCGTCGGGAATGGACTGTTCCGGCCTGGTGCAGCGGGTGCTCGCCGACCTCGGCATCGATGCTCCACGGGTGGTCAGCACACAGCAGCACCTGGGCGAGGAGGTCGGCTCTCTTGCCGACGCCCAACCGGGCGACCTGATCGTCACCCACAACGCCGACCACATCGTGATCTATGCAGGTGACGGCATGATCATCCATGCTCCCTACGAGGGGCGCACCGTCTCGTTACAAAAGAACTATCTGACGGATGCCGACATCAAGACGATTCGTCGCGTGACGGCCGCTGGGGCCTCGCCCGCCGCGGCCGGTCTGAACCGCATGCTTCCGTCGAACGCTGACGTCTCAGCGGCGACGCTGAACAGCCTGATCACCTCGATGGGCGGCACCGCGAGCGCGTCGCCGAACATCACAGACCTCATCGCCGCTGCCCGGATGTCGATGTTTGCCGGACGTTCCCCAGGGAGTGCACTATGA
- a CDS encoding flagellar hook-length control protein FliK — MTVLIPTFVAPPAAPARTPAPGVSASAGAERFAAALRDTAAADRASGARADDTRADDTRADDTATDKPTGTPTGTPADAQAETPAESTTDPAATAVLPIPPGAFGSAGMPALASFVTSAEVRVSAGDTGAADTDGASISTEATDLSTAELQGGARAEMTAMSGAVRVQQGTESSSGRAATPTPSAETPVGGTAPTGLAPLVTGSPGGVAGLMTGTVPSPATPGAVGAPDVNGAPDVNAAPDAEAAPDSDAAPDAATSLSDPAPAAPAAAEGATRAAESSAAVSPAVPGTAPVSAPGASASAAVQQAAAPTPPPLTEQLAKPLFSLAGAADGEHTLTITVSPDTLGPVTVRAHVAGEQIRIELFAPTELSRDSLRQIMTDLRRDVAAMGLNANLDLSGQSEPDAGETPTRGGVQTEEQTATTRVPTAQPAVLRPNLHSTSTLDVVA, encoded by the coding sequence ATGACCGTGTTGATTCCGACTTTCGTGGCGCCCCCTGCGGCGCCCGCTCGCACGCCTGCACCCGGGGTGAGCGCGTCGGCCGGGGCCGAGAGATTCGCCGCGGCACTCCGCGACACGGCCGCGGCCGACAGGGCATCGGGCGCCCGGGCTGACGACACCCGGGCTGACGACACCCGGGCTGACGACACCGCCACGGACAAGCCAACCGGCACCCCGACCGGCACCCCGGCCGATGCACAAGCCGAAACGCCGGCAGAGAGCACGACGGACCCCGCGGCAACGGCCGTGTTGCCGATTCCGCCGGGCGCATTCGGGTCGGCCGGCATGCCGGCGCTTGCGAGTTTCGTGACCTCCGCAGAGGTGCGTGTGAGCGCGGGCGACACGGGGGCGGCCGACACGGATGGCGCATCGATCAGCACGGAGGCCACCGATCTGTCCACGGCTGAGCTTCAGGGCGGCGCGCGGGCCGAGATGACTGCGATGTCCGGCGCCGTTCGCGTGCAGCAGGGCACCGAATCGTCGTCGGGCAGAGCCGCAACCCCGACGCCATCCGCTGAAACACCGGTGGGTGGCACCGCCCCGACCGGGTTGGCGCCGCTGGTGACGGGCAGCCCGGGGGGAGTGGCTGGTCTGATGACCGGCACTGTTCCGTCGCCGGCAACGCCGGGCGCCGTCGGCGCGCCTGACGTGAACGGCGCGCCTGACGTGAACGCTGCGCCTGACGCCGAAGCTGCGCCCGATTCCGACGCTGCGCCGGACGCGGCGACGTCGCTTTCGGATCCGGCCCCCGCGGCACCCGCGGCCGCCGAGGGAGCCACTCGGGCCGCTGAATCCAGTGCGGCCGTATCGCCGGCAGTGCCAGGAACCGCACCGGTGTCGGCCCCGGGCGCGTCGGCATCCGCTGCCGTGCAGCAGGCCGCAGCACCAACGCCTCCGCCGCTCACCGAACAGCTGGCGAAGCCACTGTTCAGCCTGGCCGGCGCCGCAGACGGTGAGCACACGCTGACCATCACGGTCAGCCCCGACACACTCGGCCCGGTCACCGTACGCGCGCACGTCGCCGGTGAGCAGATCCGGATCGAGTTGTTCGCGCCAACCGAACTCAGTCGGGATTCCCTCAGGCAGATCATGACCGATCTGCGGCGCGACGTGGCCGCGATGGGGCTCAACGCAAACCTGGATCTTTCGGGGCAGAGCGAACCGGACGCGGGGGAGACCCCGACGCGCGGCGGCGTCCAAACCGAGGAACAAACAGCCACGACACGAGTGCCCACCGCGCAGCCAGCAGTGCTTCGCCCGAACCTCCACAGCACGTCGACTCTCGACGTCGTGGCCTGA
- a CDS encoding flagellar hook capping FlgD N-terminal domain-containing protein, with the protein MTVEAVAAGSSTSLYSRPTTDVAKQTLDSEVFMHLLVTQLRNQDPSSPMDTNEMISQTTQLAMMEQMTAMNKTSDENFGLQMRTAAANLIGNTVTYRDADGTEVTGIATSVSFKGAVPLVTIDGVEVPLDVISGITTPKPVPAPVPTP; encoded by the coding sequence ATGACCGTAGAAGCAGTCGCAGCCGGTTCGAGTACGAGCCTGTACTCGAGGCCGACCACAGATGTGGCCAAGCAAACTCTCGACAGCGAGGTGTTCATGCACCTGCTCGTCACCCAGCTGCGCAACCAGGATCCGAGCTCGCCCATGGACACCAACGAGATGATCTCCCAGACCACTCAGCTGGCCATGATGGAGCAGATGACGGCGATGAACAAGACCAGCGATGAGAACTTCGGTCTTCAGATGCGTACCGCCGCAGCCAACCTCATCGGCAACACGGTGACCTACCGGGATGCCGACGGCACTGAGGTCACCGGCATCGCGACATCCGTCTCCTTCAAGGGTGCGGTTCCGCTCGTCACGATTGACGGCGTGGAGGTGCCGCTCGACGTCATCTCGGGCATCACGACTCCCAAGCCCGTTCCTGCACCCGTTCCCACTCCTTAG
- the flgF gene encoding flagellar basal-body rod protein FlgF, with protein sequence MLRSLYSGISGLRSHQTMLDVTGNNIANVNTVGFKSSAVQFQDTLSQVVKNGSGAGNQVGGTNPAQVGLGVQVAAVSTNFAQGSAQATGKPTDLMIAGDGFFLVQSGGETRYTRNGAFDFDSLGRLVTADGSFVQGRAAVNGQIPVGAAVGPITLPLQATVPAKTTTSAVVGGNLPGDAVTGTVLARDIDVYDATGNKTTLALTFTKTVAGWDVSDGTTTAGALTFTGGVLTGPSTFPVGGISVDMSAVTGSANLTTIAVNSQNGAAAGTLTSYSIASDGTVLGTFSNGETRSIAQIALATFANPGGLEKAGGSTYRVSVSSGNAVLGAAGDPGFGGMTNGYLEMSNVDLSQEFTNLIVAQRGFQANARIITTSDEVLQELTNLKR encoded by the coding sequence ATGCTCCGCTCGCTCTACTCCGGCATCTCCGGACTCCGTTCGCACCAGACCATGCTCGACGTCACAGGCAACAACATCGCCAACGTCAACACCGTCGGCTTCAAGTCGTCAGCCGTGCAATTTCAGGACACGCTCTCCCAAGTCGTGAAGAACGGCAGTGGCGCCGGGAATCAGGTCGGAGGCACCAACCCGGCTCAGGTCGGGCTTGGCGTGCAGGTCGCTGCGGTCTCGACCAACTTCGCCCAGGGCTCGGCTCAGGCCACGGGAAAGCCGACTGACCTGATGATTGCCGGCGACGGGTTCTTCCTGGTGCAGTCGGGCGGCGAGACCCGCTACACCCGTAATGGCGCCTTCGACTTCGACTCGCTGGGCCGTCTCGTCACTGCTGACGGTTCGTTCGTGCAGGGCCGCGCGGCGGTCAACGGGCAGATTCCCGTCGGTGCGGCCGTCGGCCCGATCACCCTGCCGCTGCAGGCCACGGTTCCGGCCAAGACGACGACCTCGGCGGTCGTGGGCGGAAACCTTCCCGGCGATGCCGTCACCGGCACCGTTTTGGCTCGCGACATCGACGTGTATGACGCGACCGGCAACAAGACGACGCTGGCGTTGACCTTCACGAAAACCGTTGCGGGTTGGGATGTCAGCGACGGCACGACCACGGCCGGTGCGCTCACATTCACCGGCGGAGTTCTGACCGGCCCCTCGACGTTCCCCGTGGGCGGCATCTCCGTTGACATGTCGGCGGTCACCGGCTCCGCAAACCTGACGACCATCGCGGTGAACAGCCAGAACGGTGCCGCGGCGGGAACCCTCACGTCGTACTCCATCGCGTCGGACGGCACTGTGCTCGGCACGTTCAGCAACGGCGAGACCCGCTCGATCGCCCAGATCGCACTCGCGACCTTCGCAAATCCGGGTGGACTCGAGAAGGCCGGCGGCTCCACGTACCGCGTCAGTGTGAGCTCGGGCAATGCCGTGCTGGGGGCGGCGGGTGACCCCGGCTTCGGTGGAATGACCAACGGTTACCTCGAGATGTCGAATGTCGACCTGTCCCAGGAATTCACGAACCTCATCGTGGCTCAGCGCGGTTTCCAGGCCAACGCCCGCATCATCACCACCTCCGACGAGGTACTGCAGGAGCTGACGAACCTGAAGCGTTAA
- a CDS encoding flagellar FlbD family protein, translating to MIVVTRLNQSHFAVNPDLVERIHENPDTTLVLVDGTTFIVTETMSEVIDKIAAYRARVIQLASRPADYPIHGIRHLEAVPDEQPWEPREPRKN from the coding sequence ATGATCGTAGTCACCCGGCTGAACCAGAGCCACTTCGCGGTCAATCCCGACCTCGTTGAGCGGATTCACGAGAATCCAGACACCACCCTTGTGCTCGTCGACGGCACGACATTCATCGTGACCGAGACGATGAGCGAGGTGATCGACAAGATTGCGGCATATCGCGCTCGCGTGATTCAGCTGGCCAGTCGGCCAGCCGATTATCCGATCCACGGCATCCGTCATCTGGAAGCCGTTCCGGACGAGCAGCCCTGGGAACCGCGCGAACCGAGGAAGAACTGA
- a CDS encoding motility protein A, with protein MDPATIIGLLLAFGSLFAMITMEGAHVTSILLPPPMILVFGATIAVGIAGSTLTDTVSAFTALPRAFRGKVEKPKQVIDQMVHLAETARKNGLLALEQEAANVKDPYLRDALQNIADGTDGEELRTLLEDEVITTSKVNRGAGKFFKALGGYAPTVGIIGTVVSLTHVLENLDNPSTLGPSIATAFVATLWGLLSANFIWLPIGDRLNRLAELETERMNLILEGVLAIQSGSQPRLLGERLSAMVPKRKLSKAEQKAEQKSTKMEDLFDSEAA; from the coding sequence ATGGATCCCGCAACCATAATCGGCCTCCTTCTGGCCTTCGGATCCCTCTTTGCGATGATCACCATGGAGGGTGCCCACGTCACCTCCATTCTGCTTCCGCCGCCCATGATTCTGGTCTTCGGTGCGACAATCGCTGTCGGCATCGCCGGCTCGACGCTGACCGACACCGTCTCGGCCTTCACGGCGTTGCCGCGTGCGTTCCGCGGCAAGGTCGAGAAGCCCAAACAGGTGATTGACCAGATGGTGCACCTGGCCGAGACAGCACGGAAGAACGGTCTTCTCGCCCTCGAACAGGAAGCCGCAAACGTCAAGGATCCCTACCTCCGAGATGCCCTGCAAAACATTGCAGACGGCACAGATGGCGAAGAGTTGCGCACGCTGCTCGAAGACGAAGTGATCACCACCTCCAAGGTAAATCGCGGAGCCGGAAAGTTCTTCAAAGCGCTCGGTGGCTACGCGCCGACGGTGGGCATTATCGGAACCGTGGTGTCACTCACGCACGTTCTCGAAAACCTCGACAACCCCAGCACGCTCGGGCCGTCGATCGCCACGGCGTTCGTCGCAACCCTCTGGGGCCTGCTTTCGGCCAACTTCATTTGGTTGCCGATCGGTGACCGGTTGAACCGTCTCGCCGAACTCGAAACCGAGCGCATGAATCTCATCCTTGAGGGCGTTCTGGCCATTCAGTCCGGGAGCCAGCCTCGTCTGCTGGGGGAGCGCCTCAGCGCCATGGTGCCGAAGCGAAAGCTGTCGAAGGCCGAGCAGAAGGCCGAGCAGAAGTCCACCAAGATGGAAGACCTGTTTGACAGCGAGGCAGCGTGA
- a CDS encoding flagellar motor protein MotB, which yields MSAPRRRRGVDNEEVHNDERWMASYMDMVTVLLCMFIVLYAMSTVDAAKFEKLRASLATGFGTEAGETVDTAEGIVVRAEDIGKEGSLYENTVYNANADLAVKEIEDLTAVRDQISAGLTTQGLADAVNFTITERGLTVGLIGAETFFSGNSVVMTEKALAVLGIVAPVIAGIPNEVSVEGHADPIGSSGMYPTDWELSSGRATQVVRYFVEQGGLAQQRASAVGYGSARPSAANESPLNRRVDVVVLSDQSDAVRALIPGLLGTQ from the coding sequence GTGAGCGCCCCGCGGCGGCGTCGCGGCGTCGACAACGAAGAGGTGCACAACGACGAGCGTTGGATGGCCTCATACATGGATATGGTCACGGTGCTGCTGTGCATGTTCATCGTTCTCTATGCCATGTCAACCGTGGATGCGGCAAAATTCGAGAAGCTGCGGGCGTCACTGGCGACGGGCTTTGGCACCGAGGCGGGCGAGACCGTTGACACGGCAGAGGGAATCGTGGTTCGGGCCGAGGACATCGGCAAGGAAGGGTCGCTGTACGAGAACACGGTGTACAACGCGAACGCCGATCTTGCCGTGAAAGAGATCGAGGATCTGACGGCGGTACGCGATCAGATCTCGGCCGGCCTGACGACTCAGGGTTTGGCGGATGCCGTCAACTTCACGATCACCGAGCGGGGTTTGACGGTTGGTCTGATCGGCGCCGAAACATTTTTCAGCGGCAACAGCGTGGTGATGACCGAGAAGGCCCTCGCGGTGCTCGGTATTGTGGCACCGGTGATTGCCGGCATCCCGAACGAAGTGTCGGTCGAAGGACATGCGGACCCGATCGGGAGTTCGGGCATGTACCCCACCGACTGGGAGCTCTCCAGCGGCAGAGCCACCCAGGTTGTGCGCTACTTCGTCGAGCAGGGCGGACTCGCCCAACAGCGTGCTTCTGCGGTTGGCTACGGCTCCGCGCGGCCGTCCGCGGCCAACGAGAGTCCACTGAATCGTCGGGTCGACGTGGTTGTTCTCTCGGATCAGTCCGATGCAGTGCGTGCCCTCATTCCCGGCTTGCTCGGCACACAGTAG
- a CDS encoding flagellar motor switch protein FliM has product MTTRSEVKPTLPSTAKDAEVYDFRRPTTLAREHSRVLELAFETFARQWGTQLTAKVRVRSQVNFEFVSMHTYDEYAASLPSTTAMVLLALAGHDSKAVIQLPTLTALGWFSHMLGGNGSHNETERKFTQIEQSMMRKLMADAIDDLRYSFGPLLSADIVVDSIHHNSQFAQAAATSELMIVASFTVQVGERASHATLAIPADVLLRQLGAANPVINATDAADLIQNQVSHVPVDVAVQFPGKRVWAADILALAVGDLIPLGHAGHKPLDVAVDGHTLAYAAVGATGSRMACVITEIQENN; this is encoded by the coding sequence ATGACCACTCGGAGTGAAGTGAAGCCAACCCTGCCGTCGACGGCGAAAGATGCCGAGGTTTACGACTTTCGGCGTCCGACGACGCTCGCCCGTGAACACTCCCGCGTGCTTGAGCTGGCTTTTGAGACCTTCGCCCGTCAGTGGGGAACCCAGCTGACGGCCAAAGTTCGTGTGCGGTCGCAGGTCAATTTCGAGTTCGTCTCGATGCACACATACGACGAGTACGCGGCATCCTTGCCCAGCACGACGGCGATGGTGCTGCTCGCCCTCGCCGGTCACGACTCGAAGGCCGTCATCCAGCTGCCCACCTTGACCGCACTCGGCTGGTTCAGCCACATGCTCGGCGGCAACGGCTCGCATAACGAAACCGAACGCAAATTCACACAGATCGAACAGTCGATGATGCGCAAGCTCATGGCTGACGCGATCGACGATCTGCGCTACTCGTTCGGCCCCCTGCTGTCGGCCGACATCGTGGTCGACAGCATTCACCACAACTCCCAGTTCGCCCAGGCCGCCGCCACGTCAGAACTGATGATCGTCGCCAGTTTCACCGTTCAGGTGGGGGAGCGTGCCTCACATGCGACGCTCGCAATTCCCGCCGACGTGCTGCTGCGCCAATTGGGCGCTGCCAACCCGGTGATCAACGCCACGGATGCTGCGGATCTGATTCAAAATCAGGTGTCGCACGTGCCCGTCGACGTCGCCGTGCAATTTCCGGGCAAGCGCGTGTGGGCGGCCGACATCCTGGCCTTGGCCGTGGGCGATCTCATTCCACTCGGGCATGCCGGACATAAGCCGCTGGATGTCGCCGTGGACGGCCACACCCTCGCGTATGCCGCCGTCGGAGCCACCGGCTCGCGGATGGCCTGCGTCATCACTGAAATTCAGGAGAACAACTGA
- the fliN gene encoding flagellar motor switch protein FliN has product MPTTTLHADAAAALAALIPNASVLVAAPRTSGPRLGEEVSQSVQATVVGSQSADLAIALLDTDSLGVALAEGSTAVAVTDILRPALEAAAGTLGHGVLGTARIDNATDLFNDAAAQVYSLSDGANTVGWFAIRLRDNSTSGALVSNEPVAGKLGRINNVEMSLTVEIGRTRMSVREVLGLEPGAVVELDRSAGAPADILLNGRLIAHGEVVVVDQDYAVRVTKIMDVPDSLA; this is encoded by the coding sequence ATGCCAACGACCACCCTGCACGCAGACGCTGCCGCTGCGCTGGCCGCACTCATCCCGAACGCCTCGGTGCTGGTTGCCGCGCCGCGCACCTCGGGACCTCGGCTGGGCGAGGAGGTTTCGCAGTCCGTGCAGGCCACCGTCGTCGGCTCACAGTCCGCCGATCTGGCCATTGCGCTCCTCGACACCGATTCGCTCGGTGTCGCGCTGGCCGAAGGTTCGACCGCTGTGGCCGTGACGGACATTCTGCGGCCGGCTCTGGAAGCCGCGGCCGGCACGCTGGGTCACGGTGTGCTCGGCACCGCCCGCATTGATAACGCGACCGACCTGTTCAACGACGCTGCGGCCCAGGTGTACTCCCTCAGCGACGGTGCGAACACCGTGGGCTGGTTCGCCATTCGTCTGCGTGACAACAGCACCTCCGGTGCGTTGGTCTCGAACGAACCGGTCGCGGGCAAGTTGGGACGTATCAACAACGTCGAAATGTCTCTCACGGTTGAGATCGGACGCACGCGGATGTCGGTGCGCGAGGTGCTGGGTCTGGAACCGGGTGCAGTGGTCGAGTTGGACCGGTCGGCAGGAGCCCCCGCTGACATCCTGCTCAATGGTCGTCTGATTGCTCACGGCGAGGTCGTCGTGGTTGACCAGGATTACGCCGTGCGGGTCACCAAGATCATGGATGTTCCGGACAGTCTGGCGTAG
- a CDS encoding flagellar biosynthetic protein FliO → MDTLFLALRVLLSLAAVLAVIWFAHKRLTSGSRAAKVANPITVISRQGLAQKASVVIIEAEGQRFVLGVTEQAVNVLYQRESSIAADEFAFAMAGFDLPEAADPQADSVPVDINPAGPKHSLTPPASQGMLRGSILSAETWKLSFAALRQGLK, encoded by the coding sequence GTGGACACTCTGTTTCTTGCGCTGCGAGTTCTGCTCTCGCTCGCCGCCGTTCTGGCTGTCATCTGGTTTGCCCATAAGCGGCTGACCAGTGGCAGCCGCGCCGCAAAAGTAGCCAACCCGATCACGGTGATCAGCCGTCAGGGACTCGCCCAAAAGGCATCCGTGGTGATCATCGAGGCCGAGGGGCAACGATTCGTGCTGGGCGTGACCGAGCAGGCGGTCAACGTGCTGTATCAGCGTGAAAGCAGTATCGCCGCCGATGAGTTCGCCTTTGCCATGGCCGGGTTCGACCTGCCGGAGGCCGCGGACCCGCAGGCGGACTCCGTGCCGGTCGACATCAACCCTGCAGGACCCAAACACTCGCTCACCCCACCCGCATCGCAAGGAATGCTCCGCGGATCAATTCTTTCGGCTGAGACATGGAAGCTCTCCTTCGCCGCGCTGAGGCAAGGACTGAAATAG